Proteins found in one Streptomyces sp. CB09001 genomic segment:
- a CDS encoding glycosyl hydrolase family 18 protein has product MYHRRRPPTRIRTRIAALLTALLLPLAALTALAAPAQAAGTLTATFTSQSNGSGWTGKYVVHNAGTAASDGWTLEFDLPPGVSVSGHLYGEATVSGSHVTVENAYYNGRVPAGGTTEPYSYQFSATGPVGTPSGCTINGDKCDGTPDVPPAAPGAPAATAVTAHTVALTWAAARPGDHPVTSYEVLKGTETVATTSGTSATVIDLTPATSYTFTVRATDKRGNVGPASEPLTVETVDPATDPTPPTAPGNPGSTGKTATTVGLAWDKSTDNVAVAAYDVYRGDTLAKTVGADTTTATVDGLSPATAYTFTVKARDTADNSSAASAAVRVTTDDVAGEGKQLKVGYFVQWGIYGRQYFVKNLDTSGAAEQLDVVNYAFENLDPTNLTCQAGVTKGTSGNPQDPDEGTGAGDADADYARPMSAAQSVDGVADDGWGKLRGNLNQLKKLKAKYPHLKVVVSLGGWTYSKFFSDAAATPESRKKFVESCIDVWIKGNLPVYNGAGGPGTAAGIFDGIDIDWEWPGSEGHPGNHYGAQDKDNLTALLAEFRTQLDALGGEHRLLTAFTPADPAKIEAGWDLSKIFDSLDYANVQGYDFHGSGSDNSWEPNRTGHASNLYADAEDPYPFHFSIENAIQTYLDAGVNPRKLTVGFPFYGRGWQGVSEGGVAGEWQDANGAAPGQFPAEAGVRGYSNLIGSYPSMTVHHDEESVSTFGYTGPGGQWWSFDDTWSIGKKTDWVKSKGLLGGFVWEMSGDTADGRLMTALDNGLE; this is encoded by the coding sequence ATGTACCACAGGCGCAGACCACCGACCAGGATCAGAACGCGGATCGCCGCACTGCTGACCGCGTTGCTGCTGCCGCTCGCGGCACTCACCGCGCTCGCGGCACCCGCCCAGGCGGCCGGGACACTGACCGCGACCTTCACCTCCCAGAGCAACGGGTCCGGATGGACGGGCAAGTACGTCGTCCACAACGCCGGCACGGCCGCCTCCGACGGCTGGACCCTGGAGTTCGACCTGCCACCGGGCGTGTCCGTGAGCGGGCACCTCTACGGCGAGGCCACGGTCTCCGGCAGCCACGTGACCGTCGAGAACGCCTACTACAACGGCAGGGTCCCGGCCGGCGGCACCACCGAGCCCTACAGCTACCAGTTCTCGGCGACCGGCCCGGTCGGCACCCCGAGCGGCTGCACCATCAACGGCGACAAGTGCGACGGCACCCCCGACGTGCCGCCGGCCGCCCCCGGGGCACCGGCGGCGACCGCGGTCACCGCGCACACGGTCGCGCTGACCTGGGCCGCGGCCCGGCCCGGTGACCACCCCGTCACCTCCTACGAGGTCCTGAAGGGAACGGAGACCGTCGCCACCACGAGCGGCACCTCCGCGACCGTCATCGACCTGACCCCGGCGACGAGTTACACGTTCACCGTCCGGGCCACCGACAAGCGCGGCAACGTCGGACCGGCCAGTGAACCGCTCACCGTCGAGACGGTGGACCCGGCGACCGACCCGACGCCGCCGACCGCGCCGGGCAACCCGGGCTCCACCGGCAAGACGGCCACCACCGTCGGCCTGGCCTGGGACAAGTCCACCGACAACGTGGCCGTGGCCGCCTACGACGTCTACCGCGGCGACACCCTGGCGAAGACCGTCGGGGCGGACACCACCACCGCCACGGTGGACGGACTCTCCCCGGCCACCGCCTACACCTTCACCGTCAAGGCCCGGGACACCGCCGACAACTCCTCGGCGGCCTCCGCGGCCGTGCGGGTGACCACCGACGACGTGGCCGGCGAGGGCAAGCAGCTCAAGGTCGGGTACTTCGTGCAGTGGGGCATCTACGGACGCCAGTACTTCGTGAAGAACCTCGACACCTCCGGCGCCGCCGAGCAGCTCGACGTCGTCAACTACGCCTTCGAGAACCTCGACCCGACCAACCTCACCTGCCAGGCCGGCGTCACCAAGGGCACCTCAGGCAACCCGCAGGACCCGGACGAGGGCACCGGCGCCGGTGACGCGGACGCCGACTACGCACGGCCCATGTCCGCCGCCCAGTCCGTCGACGGGGTCGCCGACGACGGCTGGGGCAAGCTGCGCGGCAACCTCAACCAGCTGAAGAAGCTCAAGGCCAAGTACCCGCACCTCAAGGTCGTCGTGTCGCTCGGCGGCTGGACGTACTCGAAGTTCTTCTCGGACGCCGCCGCGACGCCGGAGTCCCGGAAGAAGTTCGTCGAGTCCTGCATCGACGTGTGGATCAAGGGCAACCTGCCCGTCTACAACGGCGCGGGCGGTCCCGGCACCGCGGCCGGCATCTTCGACGGCATCGACATCGACTGGGAGTGGCCGGGCTCCGAGGGCCACCCGGGCAACCACTACGGCGCCCAGGACAAGGACAACCTGACAGCCCTGCTCGCCGAGTTCCGCACCCAACTGGACGCGCTCGGCGGCGAGCACCGACTGCTCACGGCGTTCACCCCGGCCGACCCGGCGAAGATCGAGGCCGGCTGGGACCTGTCCAAGATCTTCGACTCGCTCGACTACGCCAACGTGCAGGGGTACGACTTCCACGGCTCGGGCAGCGACAACTCCTGGGAGCCCAACCGCACCGGACACGCGTCCAACCTCTACGCGGACGCGGAGGACCCCTACCCCTTCCACTTCAGCATCGAGAACGCGATCCAGACGTATCTCGACGCCGGGGTCAACCCGCGCAAACTGACGGTCGGCTTCCCGTTCTACGGGCGCGGCTGGCAGGGCGTCAGCGAGGGCGGCGTCGCCGGTGAGTGGCAGGACGCGAACGGCGCGGCACCCGGCCAGTTCCCCGCCGAGGCCGGGGTCCGCGGCTACAGCAACCTGATCGGCAGCTACCCGTCCATGACCGTCCACCACGACGAGGAGTCGGTGTCCACCTTCGGCTACACCGGACCGGGCGGCCAGTGGTGGTCCTTCGACGACACCTGGTCGATCGGGAAGAAGACCGACTGGGTCAAGTCCAAGGGCCTGCTGGGCGGTTTCGTCTGGGAGATGTCCGGCGACACGGCCGACGGCCGGCTCATGACCGCGCTGGACAACGGACTGGAGTGA
- a CDS encoding HAMP domain-containing sensor histidine kinase, which produces MSLRTRLLCLSVALVAVGLLGTGLLVTTALHGYLQGRVDDRLALTGQIAARLSPPSDIDTPPSVRALSVLGDTTVTYVDGNGAARRRFDASTAPSGGGPDLPRLDRAGVVAHGGRPFTVSALDGEHNWRVVALTQPAQVFPPEPSGTGGSVVVATSMEEVDRTITKTRNLSLAAGVALLAVLGVAGWFAVRSGLRPLARIEETATAITSGDHSHRVPEPAAPHTEVGRLTTCLNQMLDRIDTAFRARTEAEARTRRFFADASHELRTPLVGIKGYTDLHRMGAMSTREDVDRTMTRIAEESERLTRLVEEMFLLARLDEDADGGGTDSGSTDSGRTTGARTAREPAFALDLAPMDLRTLAADALRDVRALDRTRPVTLTGPGGGKPGSAPAHADEARLRQVVTNLIGNAVTHTPAGTPLRIGVGTVGRHAVLEVADEGPGLTATERAHVFDRFYRTDDSRTRATGGSGLGLAIAHALVTAHTGRITLDGAPGRGCTFRILLPLPDDPPQAPATDAAT; this is translated from the coding sequence ATGTCGCTGCGCACCCGCCTGCTGTGCCTGTCCGTCGCTCTCGTCGCGGTCGGTCTGCTCGGCACCGGCCTGCTGGTCACCACCGCCCTGCACGGCTACCTCCAGGGCAGGGTCGACGACCGGCTCGCCCTCACCGGACAGATCGCCGCCCGGTTGTCCCCGCCCTCCGACATCGACACGCCGCCGAGCGTGCGCGCCCTCAGCGTGCTCGGCGACACCACCGTGACCTACGTGGACGGCAACGGCGCCGCCCGCAGGAGGTTCGACGCCAGCACCGCCCCCTCGGGCGGCGGCCCCGACCTGCCCCGGCTCGACCGTGCGGGCGTCGTCGCCCACGGCGGCCGGCCCTTCACCGTGTCCGCCCTGGACGGCGAGCACAACTGGCGGGTCGTCGCGCTGACCCAGCCCGCCCAGGTCTTTCCGCCGGAACCCTCCGGGACCGGTGGATCCGTCGTCGTCGCCACCTCCATGGAAGAGGTCGACCGCACCATCACCAAGACCCGGAACCTCTCCCTGGCCGCGGGCGTCGCCCTGCTCGCGGTCCTGGGCGTCGCGGGCTGGTTCGCGGTGCGCTCCGGACTGCGGCCCCTCGCCCGGATCGAGGAGACCGCGACCGCGATCACGTCCGGCGACCACTCCCACCGCGTCCCCGAACCGGCCGCCCCGCACACCGAGGTGGGACGCCTGACCACCTGCCTCAACCAGATGCTCGACCGGATCGACACGGCCTTCCGGGCCCGCACCGAGGCCGAGGCGAGAACCCGGCGCTTCTTCGCCGACGCCAGCCACGAGCTGCGCACGCCGCTCGTCGGCATCAAGGGCTACACCGACCTGCACCGCATGGGAGCCATGTCCACCCGCGAGGACGTCGACCGGACGATGACCCGGATCGCCGAGGAGTCCGAACGCCTCACCCGGCTCGTCGAGGAGATGTTCCTCCTCGCCCGCCTCGACGAGGACGCCGACGGCGGGGGTACCGACAGTGGGAGCACCGACAGTGGGAGGACCACCGGCGCGCGCACCGCCCGGGAACCCGCCTTCGCCCTCGACCTCGCCCCCATGGACCTGCGCACGCTGGCCGCCGACGCCCTCCGTGACGTACGCGCCCTGGACCGCACGCGTCCGGTGACCCTGACCGGACCCGGCGGTGGAAAACCGGGCTCCGCCCCCGCCCACGCCGACGAGGCCCGGCTGCGCCAGGTCGTCACCAACCTCATCGGCAACGCCGTCACCCACACCCCCGCCGGCACCCCCCTCCGCATCGGCGTCGGCACGGTGGGCCGGCACGCCGTCCTGGAGGTCGCCGACGAAGGGCCCGGCCTCACCGCCACCGAACGCGCCCACGTCTTCGACCGCTTCTACCGCACCGACGACTCCCGTACCCGCGCCACCGGCGGTTCCGGCCTCGGTCTCGCCATCGCCCACGCCCTCGTCACCGCGCACACCGGCCGCATCACCCTCGACGGCGCCCCCGGACGGGGCTGCACCTTCCGCATCCTGCTTCCCCTGCCGGACGACCCGCCGCAGGCCCCGGCCACCGACGCGGCCACCTGA
- a CDS encoding TetR-like C-terminal domain-containing protein has protein sequence MPDPAAPGTQRPGGRTARIREAVLQAAGDALAADGFDTLDLGEIARRAGVGKTTVYRRWGTPGGLAADLLADMADQSLPRADTGTLEEDLRANARLVVRTLHDPRQGRLFKALIAASLCNGQAAEALHRFYAVRVDEWAGCVRDAVTRGEVPDGTDPHGVVAAVSAPLYYALLNTGRPLTEADADRAARAASTAARAGVWVTG, from the coding sequence ATGCCGGACCCAGCCGCCCCCGGGACCCAGCGCCCCGGAGGCCGCACCGCCCGTATCCGTGAGGCCGTCCTCCAAGCGGCGGGCGACGCACTCGCCGCCGACGGCTTCGACACGCTCGACCTGGGGGAGATCGCCCGCCGCGCGGGCGTCGGCAAGACGACGGTCTACCGCCGCTGGGGGACCCCGGGCGGTCTCGCCGCCGACCTTCTGGCCGACATGGCGGACCAGTCGCTGCCCCGTGCCGACACGGGCACTCTGGAGGAGGACCTCCGGGCGAACGCGCGCCTTGTCGTCAGGACGCTCCACGACCCCCGCCAGGGGCGGCTCTTCAAGGCACTGATCGCGGCCTCCCTCTGCAACGGGCAGGCGGCCGAGGCCCTGCACCGCTTCTACGCCGTACGCGTCGACGAATGGGCGGGCTGTGTGCGGGACGCCGTGACGCGGGGCGAAGTCCCGGACGGCACCGACCCGCACGGCGTCGTGGCGGCCGTGTCCGCTCCGCTCTACTACGCGCTGCTCAACACCGGCCGGCCCCTCACCGAGGCCGACGCCGACCGTGCGGCCCGCGCGGCGAGCACCGCCGCGCGCGCGGGCGTGTGGGTGACGGGCTGA
- a CDS encoding TetR/AcrR family transcriptional regulator codes for MTKPVAREPQRRNARSNRARILATARRELGRNPDTTLEELARAAGVVRRTLFGHFPGRAALLEALAEEASEVLRGAMADAAEPDEPADRALAHFTLLMWSVGDRYRMLLALARHDLGVERVAEILAPARTEVTAILERGQRDGAFPAQLPPAVLSAGLEAMVVALLEQVNTGALEDDGTRTAAAMLIAAGVPERRARAVVEAVGPAVRAKSVPAE; via the coding sequence GTGACCAAGCCCGTCGCCCGTGAGCCGCAGCGCCGCAACGCGCGGTCGAACCGGGCGCGCATCCTGGCCACCGCCCGCCGGGAGCTTGGGCGGAACCCGGACACCACGCTGGAGGAGCTGGCCCGGGCCGCCGGTGTCGTACGGCGTACCCTCTTCGGCCACTTCCCCGGGCGGGCGGCGCTCCTGGAGGCCCTCGCCGAGGAGGCGTCCGAGGTGCTGCGGGGCGCGATGGCCGACGCGGCGGAACCGGACGAACCCGCCGACCGGGCGCTGGCGCACTTCACGCTGCTGATGTGGTCCGTGGGCGACCGCTACCGCATGCTGCTGGCCCTGGCCCGGCACGACCTGGGCGTGGAGCGTGTGGCCGAGATCCTGGCCCCGGCCCGCACCGAGGTCACCGCCATCCTGGAGCGCGGCCAGCGGGACGGGGCCTTCCCGGCCCAGCTGCCCCCCGCCGTGCTGAGCGCGGGCCTCGAGGCGATGGTCGTCGCGCTCCTGGAGCAGGTCAACACCGGTGCCCTGGAGGACGACGGCACCCGGACCGCCGCCGCCATGCTCATCGCGGCCGGCGTGCCGGAACGGCGGGCGCGGGCCGTCGTCGAGGCCGTGGGCCCGGCGGTGCGCGCGAAGTCCGTCCCGGCCGAGTAG
- a CDS encoding response regulator transcription factor has translation MAVPAPPSRPPGRTDHLLVVDDEPTVRELLRTALRYAGFDVDAAATGREALDLAARRTPDLVLLDVMLPDMDGFEVIRRLRAQPRSPQPGRGGDVPVLFVTAREDRQDRLNGLRLGGDDYVTKPFDLEELIARIHAVLRRTRGETPARLTVGDLYLEPDSHHVTRAGRSVRLSPTEFRLLHFLVANAGRTMTKNQILDSVWEYDFGGDPSIVDTYISYLRRKVDTVEAGRPRLIHTVRGVGYVVREPRS, from the coding sequence ATGGCGGTACCGGCTCCCCCCTCGCGCCCCCCGGGCCGTACGGACCACCTGCTCGTGGTGGACGACGAGCCCACCGTCCGGGAGCTGCTGCGCACCGCGCTGCGCTACGCCGGGTTCGACGTCGACGCCGCCGCCACCGGCCGGGAAGCCCTCGACCTGGCCGCACGGCGCACCCCGGACCTCGTCCTTCTCGACGTCATGCTCCCGGACATGGACGGGTTCGAGGTGATCCGCCGCCTGCGCGCCCAGCCCCGATCGCCGCAGCCAGGCCGGGGCGGCGACGTTCCGGTCCTCTTCGTCACCGCACGCGAGGACCGCCAGGACCGACTGAACGGACTGCGCCTCGGCGGGGACGACTACGTCACCAAGCCCTTCGACCTTGAGGAACTGATCGCCCGCATCCACGCCGTACTGCGCCGCACCCGGGGCGAGACGCCGGCCCGCCTCACCGTCGGCGACCTGTACCTCGAACCGGACAGCCACCACGTCACCCGGGCCGGCCGGAGCGTGCGGCTGTCCCCGACCGAGTTCCGCCTGCTGCACTTCCTGGTCGCCAACGCCGGACGGACCATGACCAAGAACCAGATCCTGGACAGCGTCTGGGAGTACGACTTCGGCGGCGACCCCAGCATCGTCGACACCTACATCAGCTATCTGCGCCGCAAGGTCGACACCGTCGAGGCCGGCCGACCCAGGCTCATCCACACCGTCCGCGGCGTCGGCTACGTCGTCCGCGAGCCCCGGTCGTGA
- a CDS encoding MFS transporter — protein sequence MPTTTTDTATAGAGVAAGAGADPQRLTGRSKLVLAVLLVAQFMLAVDFSILNVALPAIGDGLGFALSDLQWVATSFALSAAGFTLFLGRIGDLVGRKRIFIGGIGLLGLASLLGGLTTSPEVLLAARVAQGLATAAATPAGLSLLTTSFAEGPLRRKALGINGALMSAGFTTGAILGGVLTDLLSWRWAFFVNVPVALAVVLVAPAVIKESRPAARTGLDLPGALTVTLGLLGLVYGMTQAGEYGWTHPHALAGLAGGALLLAAFVLIERRVAAPLVPLATLGRRNVAWGNVLGLLAFATETSLVYLLTLYLQKTLGFSALAAGVSFGVLGLGTVVGGLAAPRLLSRTSTPTVLVLGGLVQAVSTAALLLLGTTTGASLALLLPATFFGGVGNMLVIVGFMVTATSGLPDSEQGLATGLASMSQQVGITMGTPVMSAVVTAGTAGAATASAVHRGVTTAIAVNAALVLLGVAVAALFLRSRADRPSA from the coding sequence ATGCCCACCACCACCACCGACACGGCCACCGCCGGGGCAGGGGTCGCCGCCGGGGCAGGGGCCGATCCGCAGCGGCTCACCGGCCGGTCGAAGCTGGTCCTCGCGGTCCTGCTGGTCGCCCAGTTCATGCTGGCCGTCGACTTCTCGATCCTGAACGTCGCGCTGCCCGCGATCGGCGACGGGCTCGGCTTCGCCCTCTCCGACCTGCAGTGGGTCGCCACCTCGTTCGCCCTGTCGGCGGCGGGCTTCACCCTCTTCCTCGGCCGTATCGGCGACCTGGTCGGACGCAAGAGGATCTTCATCGGCGGCATCGGCCTCCTGGGCCTCGCCTCCCTGCTCGGGGGCCTCACCACCAGCCCCGAGGTGCTGCTCGCCGCCCGGGTCGCCCAGGGCCTGGCCACCGCCGCCGCCACCCCGGCGGGCCTGTCCCTGCTGACGACCTCGTTCGCCGAAGGCCCCCTGCGGCGGAAGGCGCTCGGCATCAACGGTGCGCTGATGTCGGCCGGGTTCACCACCGGAGCGATCCTCGGCGGTGTCCTGACCGACCTGCTCTCCTGGCGCTGGGCCTTCTTCGTCAACGTGCCCGTGGCACTCGCGGTCGTACTCGTCGCCCCGGCCGTCATCAAGGAGTCCAGGCCCGCCGCCCGCACCGGCCTCGACCTGCCCGGCGCGCTCACCGTCACCCTCGGTCTGCTCGGTCTCGTCTACGGCATGACCCAGGCCGGCGAGTACGGCTGGACCCACCCGCACGCGCTGGCCGGGCTGGCCGGGGGCGCGCTCCTGCTCGCCGCGTTCGTCCTGATCGAGCGCCGGGTGGCGGCGCCGCTGGTACCCCTCGCGACGCTGGGGCGCCGCAACGTGGCCTGGGGCAATGTGCTGGGCCTGCTCGCCTTCGCCACCGAGACCTCGCTGGTCTACCTGCTCACCCTGTACCTCCAGAAGACCCTGGGCTTCTCCGCCCTCGCGGCGGGTGTCTCCTTCGGCGTCCTCGGCCTGGGCACCGTCGTCGGCGGGCTGGCCGCACCCAGGCTGCTCTCCCGTACGTCCACGCCGACCGTGCTCGTCCTCGGCGGCCTCGTCCAGGCGGTGTCCACCGCGGCCCTGCTCCTCCTCGGTACGACGACCGGGGCGTCCCTCGCCCTCCTGCTGCCCGCCACCTTCTTCGGCGGCGTCGGCAACATGCTGGTCATCGTCGGTTTCATGGTCACCGCGACCAGCGGACTGCCCGACTCCGAACAGGGCCTGGCCACCGGGCTGGCCTCGATGTCCCAGCAGGTCGGCATCACCATGGGCACGCCGGTCATGTCCGCCGTCGTCACCGCCGGCACCGCGGGCGCGGCCACCGCCTCCGCCGTCCACCGGGGCGTCACGACGGCCATCGCCGTCAACGCGGCCCTGGTCCTCCTCGGCGTCGCCGTCGCCGCGCTCTTCCTGCGGAGCCGCGCCGACCGGCCGTCCGCGTGA
- a CDS encoding TIR domain-containing protein, translated as MGSGDGRRIDAFVSYSRAADSRLAPSIQRGLTRLARKWYRIRALNVFRDQTDLSASHALGASIERALADARFFVLLASPAAAESKWVGKEIEFWQRNRTSDTFLIALTDGTIRWDDEAGDFDWSATDALPRSLSGYFEAEPLWQDLTWSRDADRLSLWHGEFRDAVATLAAPIHGSSKRALDNAEVKEHRALVLVGALAMALILTLAISFGIQFWFATAERNRANANARDATVMSAIQEAQAELANAETGYDVRAYRRLMAARSLAGKPSVEGAAYDAALDAAYARPNLLKVTEVGSEAGSLAAMTVDGRRAALGGKGQPTLWNPGTGRPSGPALEARDTTDSGLLALAFSRDGRRLAAAYDTVVVLWDVESGKKINEFAKDHRTTASMALSPDGTTVAVAGGGLRIWDTGSGKRLGEPLGVTGDRVVFSPDGRKLAFDALNNGGTEVHVRGLDADDAGEVVIPYPHDLVSSIAFAPDGGALAVGTDDGGLQLRDPDSGEAVGRAMSGHQGAVRAVTFSADGSRIATAGADRTIRQWNAAAGSAIGFPLTGHAGPVDFIAFSRGGGELVSLGEDATLRRWDARNALLRTGPADASAPEALAVDPRGKKVAVGSAEGVRVFNQGTGAQVATLDLPQGARSLSYAPDGTSLLIVSADGVRVWEEGSEVRTVTLDSSVGPVSSGAFMPWGRQIVVGSYAGKLLFEDLDAEAAGTPSALIDIRCSAQHLSVSQDGMQVAYACGDTGGVADAKAGSVRTFEAQDSVTALVISPDGRTLIIGTRDGTVWRQEHDAKAFVGVGVHRGAVLSLAHSPDGRWFASAGDDGSVVIHPPGAREISARISAHTGPVGAVAFSRDGGRLFSLGADKAARVWHVFQDPPGDLCERITYNMSESDWKKWISDSFDYRDQCAGKPRAHG; from the coding sequence ATGGGCAGCGGCGACGGCAGGCGGATCGACGCGTTCGTCTCGTACAGCCGGGCAGCCGACTCCCGGCTCGCCCCGTCGATCCAGCGCGGCCTCACCCGCCTCGCCAGGAAGTGGTACCGCATCCGGGCACTGAACGTCTTCCGGGACCAGACGGACCTGTCCGCCTCCCACGCCCTCGGCGCCTCCATCGAGCGGGCGCTCGCCGACGCGCGGTTCTTCGTGCTGCTCGCCTCGCCGGCCGCCGCGGAGTCGAAGTGGGTGGGCAAGGAGATCGAGTTCTGGCAGCGCAACAGGACGAGCGACACGTTCCTCATCGCGCTGACCGACGGGACCATCAGGTGGGACGACGAAGCGGGGGACTTCGACTGGTCGGCGACCGATGCCCTGCCGCGGAGTCTGTCGGGGTACTTCGAGGCGGAACCGTTGTGGCAGGACCTCACCTGGTCCCGTGACGCCGACCGCCTCTCCCTGTGGCACGGAGAATTCCGTGACGCGGTGGCGACACTGGCGGCCCCGATCCACGGCTCCTCGAAACGCGCACTGGACAACGCGGAGGTCAAGGAGCACCGGGCACTGGTACTCGTGGGTGCGCTGGCCATGGCACTGATCCTCACCCTGGCCATTTCCTTCGGGATCCAGTTCTGGTTCGCGACGGCCGAAAGGAACCGGGCGAACGCGAACGCCCGTGATGCCACGGTCATGAGCGCGATCCAGGAGGCGCAGGCCGAGTTGGCCAATGCGGAGACGGGCTACGACGTCAGAGCCTATCGACGGCTGATGGCGGCACGATCCCTCGCGGGGAAACCGTCGGTGGAGGGCGCCGCCTACGATGCCGCGCTCGATGCCGCCTACGCCCGCCCCAACCTGCTGAAGGTCACCGAAGTCGGGAGCGAGGCCGGAAGCCTCGCCGCCATGACGGTCGACGGTCGGCGGGCCGCCCTGGGGGGAAAGGGGCAGCCGACGCTCTGGAACCCCGGCACCGGCCGCCCTTCCGGACCCGCCCTGGAAGCCAGGGACACCACGGATTCGGGGCTTCTCGCCCTCGCGTTCTCCCGCGACGGGAGACGTCTTGCCGCTGCCTACGACACGGTCGTTGTGCTCTGGGACGTGGAGTCAGGGAAGAAGATCAACGAATTCGCCAAGGATCACCGCACGACCGCTTCCATGGCGCTCAGTCCCGACGGGACGACCGTCGCCGTGGCCGGGGGAGGCCTGCGGATCTGGGACACCGGCAGCGGAAAGAGACTCGGAGAACCCTTGGGCGTGACGGGCGACCGGGTCGTCTTCAGCCCCGACGGCCGAAAGCTCGCCTTCGACGCGCTCAACAACGGGGGAACAGAGGTCCACGTCCGGGGTCTCGACGCGGACGACGCCGGTGAGGTCGTCATTCCGTACCCGCACGACCTGGTCAGCAGCATCGCCTTCGCGCCGGACGGAGGTGCCCTCGCAGTCGGTACCGACGACGGCGGACTGCAACTCCGGGACCCGGACTCCGGCGAGGCGGTGGGCCGGGCCATGTCCGGTCACCAAGGCGCAGTACGGGCCGTCACCTTCTCCGCCGACGGCTCCCGCATCGCCACGGCGGGGGCCGACAGGACGATCCGCCAGTGGAACGCGGCGGCCGGGTCCGCGATCGGCTTTCCGCTCACCGGCCACGCGGGTCCCGTCGACTTCATCGCCTTCTCGCGCGGCGGAGGTGAACTGGTCTCGCTCGGGGAGGACGCGACACTGCGCCGCTGGGACGCGAGGAACGCTCTCCTGCGAACCGGGCCCGCCGACGCGAGCGCCCCGGAGGCCCTCGCCGTCGACCCCCGCGGCAAGAAGGTGGCGGTCGGCAGCGCAGAAGGGGTGCGCGTCTTCAACCAGGGGACCGGCGCCCAAGTGGCGACACTGGACCTCCCGCAGGGTGCCCGAAGCCTGTCCTACGCGCCGGACGGCACCTCCCTGCTGATCGTGAGTGCCGACGGTGTCCGGGTGTGGGAGGAGGGGTCCGAGGTGCGCACGGTCACCCTCGACTCATCCGTCGGTCCGGTCAGCAGCGGGGCCTTCATGCCCTGGGGCCGGCAGATCGTGGTCGGCTCGTACGCGGGGAAACTCCTCTTCGAAGACCTGGACGCCGAGGCCGCCGGTACGCCCAGCGCCTTGATCGACATCAGGTGCTCGGCGCAGCATCTGTCCGTCAGCCAGGACGGGATGCAGGTCGCGTACGCCTGCGGCGACACAGGGGGTGTCGCCGACGCGAAGGCCGGAAGCGTTCGCACCTTCGAGGCCCAGGACAGCGTCACCGCCCTCGTGATCAGCCCGGACGGGCGCACCCTGATCATCGGAACCCGGGACGGCACGGTCTGGCGGCAGGAGCACGATGCCAAGGCATTCGTAGGAGTCGGGGTGCACCGGGGCGCGGTGCTTTCGCTCGCCCACAGTCCCGACGGCCGCTGGTTCGCCTCCGCGGGCGACGACGGTTCCGTCGTGATCCATCCACCCGGAGCCAGAGAGATCTCCGCCCGCATCTCCGCCCACACCGGTCCCGTCGGGGCCGTCGCCTTCAGCCGGGACGGCGGTCGTCTCTTCTCCCTGGGGGCCGACAAGGCGGCCCGGGTCTGGCACGTGTTCCAGGACCCACCGGGTGACCTGTGCGAGCGGATCACCTACAACATGTCCGAGTCCGACTGGAAGAAGTGGATCTCGGACAGCTTCGACTACCGCGACCAGTGTGCGGGCAAGCCGCGAGCGCACGGTTGA